A stretch of Homo sapiens chromosome 12, GRCh38.p14 Primary Assembly DNA encodes these proteins:
- the OR9K2 gene encoding olfactory receptor 9K2: MGDRGTSNHSEMTDFILAGFRVRPELHILLFLLFLFVYAMILLGNVGMMTIIMTDPRLNTPMYFFLGNLSFIDLFYSSVIEPKAMINFWSENKSISFAGCVAQLFLFALLIVTEGFLLAAMAYDRFIAICNPLLYSVQMSTRLCTQLVAGSYFCGCISSVIQTSMTFTLSFCASRAVDHFYCDSRPLQRLSCSDLFIHRMISFSLSCIIILPTIIVIIVSYMYIVSTVLKIHSTEGHKKAFSTCSSHLGVVSVLYGAVFFMYLTPDRFPELSKVASLCYSLVTPMLNPLIYSLRNKDVQEALKKFLEKKNIIL; this comes from the coding sequence ATGGGTGACAGGGGAACAAGCAATCACTCAGAAATGACTGACTTCATTCTTGCAGGCTTCAGGGTACGCCCAGAGCTCCACATTCTCCTCTTcctgctatttttgtttgtttatgccaTGATCCTTCTAGGGAATGTTGGGATGATGACCATTATTATGACTGATCCTCGGCTGAACACACCAATGTATTTTTTCCTAGGCAATCTCTccttcattgatcttttctattcATCTGTTATTGAACCCAAGGCTATGATCAACTTCTGGTCTGAAAACAAGTCTATCTCCTTTGCAGGCTGTGTGGCccagctctttctctttgccCTCCTCATTGTGACTGAGGGATTTCTCCTGGCGGCCATGGCTTATGACCGCTTTATTGCCATCTGCAACCCTCTGCTCTACTCTGTTCAAATGTCCACACGTCTGTGTACTCAGTTGGTGGCTGGTTCCTATTTTTGTGGCTGCATTAGCTCAGTTATTCAGACTAGCATGACATTTACTTTATCTTTTTGCGCTTCTCGGGCTGTTGACCACTTTTACTGTGATTCTCGCCCACTTCAGAGACTGTCTTGTTCTGATCTCTTTATCCATAGAATGATATCTTTTTCCTTATCATGTATTATTATCTTGCCTACTATCATAGTCATTATAGTATCTTACATGTATATTGTGTCCACAGTTCTAAAGATACATTCTACTGAGGGACATAAGAAGGCCTTCTCCACCTGCAGCTCTCACCTGGGAGTTGTGAGTGTGCTGTATGGTGCTGTCTTTTTTATGTATCTCACTCCTGACAGATTTCCTGAGCTGAGTAAAGTGGCATCCTTATGTTACTCCCTAGTCACTCCCATGTTGAATCCTTTGATTTACTCTCTGAGGAACAAAGATGTCCAAGAGGCTCTAAAAAAATttctagagaagaaaaatattattctttga